TCAAGAGGGCGTCCTGCCGGAAAGGCTTGCCGGGGCGGGCTTCCAGTTGCGAGGTATCGATGGCGGGGCCGATAAGCGGAACGGTCCCGGTATCCGGCGTCGGCGGGCGGGGATTGAGCGGTACGGGCGCAGGACCGGAATCGGTCGCGGATCGGGTCAACGTCGCCGTGGGCCCGGCTGCGGAGTCCCGTGTCGAAGGGAGGCGCGGCTCCCCGCTCTGGCGCAGGCGCGCGCCCAGGACGGACACCGTATCGTAAACGTAGCGCGGCCCTTCCTGGATGGCGAATACGGCGTCCCAATCCTTGGGATCCTTGCCCCGGGGCGACAGATCGGTCCGCACCGCGGCATCGAAGTAGCCGTAGGATCGGTACAAGTCGAGCAGATAGAATTCGGCGTCCTCGCGCCACGACTGCAAGCCCTCTTTGTCGTATTCCGCGGGTTCGGGATTGATCACCTCCGTCAGCTTGCGCTTGCCTAGGCCCGAGTTCCCCTGGAAGCTGATCTTGACGTCCGCGTGGACGGCGGCGGCCCCTAATGCCAGGGCTATCGAAAAGGCGAAGGCTTTCATCGGGCGGCGTCCGGAACGGCGGAAGCCTTGCGCGCAGCGGAGGTATCGGAGGCGGGGCGCGGCGCGGGGCCCGCATCGGAAGGTTTGGCGACGATGGGAGGGCGGCGCTTGGCCCACCAAAAGCCCCACCAATTGTAATCGTAGTTGAGGCCCAGCCGCTGGCGCAGGTTATCTTGATTGTCCGCCTGTACGCTGTGGGAGGGATCAGTGAAGACCGAGGCGTCCACGGTAATGTGGTTCTTGAGGCGCGCGCGCCAGACGGGATCCTGCACCAGGCGGAAGGCGGGCGCGCGCCATTCCACGCCCACGCGGTAGCTCCAGGGATTGAATTGATCGGCGTTTTGCAGGTTATAGGCCGACTTGGCGCGAAAGCGCAAGCGCCAGAATTCCTTGCTCAGGAGCTCGACGCCCAAATTCGCGCTGGAGGTGTCGGTAGGCGTGCTGCTGCGGGAATGCGCCAGCGAGGCCATGCCGGAAACCTGCGCGCTTTGGATCCAATTCCCCGATAGCCAGCCTAAGCCTTCGGACAACTTACCGCTCGAGTAAATATCCAGCAATCCCAAGGCTTGTTCCTGGTAGGTGAGGCCGCCCGCGCTGGTCGACGCGGAGGGCGAATAGCACCCGCGCTGGATCGAGAAGAGCATGGCCCCTACGTCCGCGCCGCCGCTCCCGAAGCCTCCGCGGCAATCGCTATCATAGGCGAATTTGATCTCGGAAAGCGGCCCGGTGAGGTTTAAGCGGATGGCGCAGGAATCGGTTGTGACGGTGTCGCAAACGCGGGCCAGGCGCTTCTCGGCATTCAGGTTCAGCTCGCCTTCCTCCAGGGGGGCGTTGAGCCATTTGATCTCCATGTTCTTGATGTCGTAGGCCTGGCTCTTGGTGCCGATGCCGCCCGATATCGAAGTCACCCGGCCGCGCATGAGAGCGTATGGATAAGTGCCGACCATGCTGAGGTTCCCCACATAGGAAACCCGCAGTACATCGGTCACGATGGTATTGCCGCGCCCCGAGGTTTCCACGTTGATATCCACCTGCATCGGCTTGGCCCGCCGCGCCACCGTCCGGCGCTGCCCCTGCTTGCGGAAGATGTTCAGCAGCCCTTCCATGGTGGTGTGGATGCGATACCGCACGTCGGATGAATCCAGCGTGGCCGATAAGCGCAGGAGCGGGATGGCCCCGCCGGTCTGTTTGGCCTTGGATCCCAGCGGGGCGCGGTAATAGGCGGTGAGGCGGGAAACGTCGCCGGCGGCGCGCAGGGCCGACTTCGCGTGCTCGAAGGATCCCGACCCGACCGCGATCTGCGCGATCATCTGGGTGGAGTCCATTTGCAAGTGGGCGGCCAGCTCCCGAAGTTGCACCTTGTCGCCGCCGAATTGCGCCGAGAGCCGGCTGCCGGACAGGTCCGCGCCGAGGCGGCGGCCGTTGGGATCGAATTCCAATCCGCCCTGCAATTGCGCCCCGTCGCGTCCGGTAAGGGTGAGATGCGGAACATCCACCTTGCCGGCGCGCATGCGCACGGAAGCCGAAATGACCTGGGTATCCAAACCCGGCACCGCGTAGGTGGCGAGCAAGGTGTCGGCGGTGAGTTGCAGGCCCTTGAGGCCGTCCTTCAAGGGCAAGATGACGTCCGCTTGCAAACGCACGTTGCTCAAGTTCCCGGAACCGCCGGGCAGGGTCGCGCCGCCCCGCAGGGACAGGCGGCCCTTGAGATCGCGGAAGTCGGTGAGCCCGCCATCGAAAGCGAGGGTGATGTCCTGTCCGGCCCGGTCCCGCACCCTGATCGATTGCTCCTTTCCCAGCACGCCCGACAAGGCCACGGCCAGCGAGTCCCGGAACAAAGGTTCCGCATCCGAAACGGAAACGCCGCGGATGATCAGGGTATCCCCGCGTCCCGTCACGGACGCTTCCTTGATGGCGAAGGATCGTTCCTCGCCTGCCAAAGCCAGGCCCGTCGCCCGCCAGGTCCCGTGGAAGCCTTTTCCCGAGGCGAAGCCGAGAGCGCCGTCCAATTGCCCCGAGCGTAAAGGCGGCGTAGGCAGGAAGGCGGCCAGGGCCTTGGCCAGATCGAAGCGCTCGGCCCTCAGGGAAGCCTCCTCCACGTCGGCCGGGCCCACGCCTTTCAGCTCGTAGAATTGCCGCCCATGCAGGCGCACGCGGCCCGAAGCGGAAAGGGCATTGCCCCCCAAGGATGCGTTCGCCTCCCGCAAGTCCATCCGCTCCGCGTCCCAGGCCGCGCGCAAGGATGCGGCCACCGCGTCCTTGCGGTAACGCCCCTCCGCGGCCAAGGCGAGGGAACCCGCGCGCGCTTTCCGATCCCAAACGAAATCGGTCGTGAGGCGCGGGCCGTAGGCGGCCAGGGAATCCAGTCCGCGATAAGGCAAGTGATCCGGAGCCAAGTTACGCGCATGGACCTCCACCTTCCCCGGTCCCGGCTGTGACGCTTGCAACGATCCGAATTCCGGATTCGCGAGGCGGACCGTGGCCGGGGGCCCCGCCTTACCCGTCTCCGCCCGTCCCGACAGATCCCACGCCGCGCCTCTCCGCCATAAACGAGCGGGCCCGAGCACGATATCGTTCCGGGCGTAGCGGAAAACCGCCCGCAGGGAATCGGCCAGCACCCCGTAGGCCCTTACGCCGCGCGCCTCCAGGGTCGCGTCGACCGCGCCCTGGCGGACATCGCCGGCGATGCGCGCTTGAGCGAAAACCACGTTGGTATCCGTGAAAGCCAGCATCCAGGCTTCGTGCGGGGCCGCGTCCAGCGAGAAGGCGCCTTCCCAGGGCGGCAAGGGGGATACCGTAACGCGTGTACGCCGCAAATCGACCTCCACGCGGGAACCGTCCCCGGTCACCAGCGACGCCTTGACGGCCTCCGGCGAGACATGCGCATCTTCCACGTCCAGATCGGCCGGCAGGGTCTTCCCGCCCACCGCGGCCCGGAAGCCGCGCAGGCGGCCGCGAAGGGTAACCTGGGCGTGACGGGCCAGGAAGGCGGGAAAGGCGAGGGAATCGGTTGGATGGCCCGCCTTGGCCCCGGCCGCGACCGCCAGGCCGCCTTGCAATTCCGTTTGGGTCCCGCCCCCGCTGGCGCGCAGGGACCATTGGCCGGCGCGCCCGCCGAAATCGAAACGCAGGGACACCGCCTGGTCCGGAAGGCTTAAAGGGAGTGTCCGCGGTAGACCGGCGACGCGCAGCCCCAACTTCACCCGGGCCGTCAGCTCCCGGGAGCGGCCCAACTCCGCGTCGAGGGCGATAGCTTCCCCTCGCGGCAGGGTCGCGGGAAGCCCCAAGGCTTGCGCGTAGGGACGCGTGGAAGCGACGCGCGCGCGCAGCGTTCCGTTAAGACGCAACAGATCGGCTTTGGACAGGCGGGCTTCGAGGGAAGCGCTGTCCTGGCCGCGTCCCCAAGCGATGGAAGCGGCCAGGCTATCCCGGCCGGCCCAATCGGCCGACGCCCGCAAGCGATGGACCAGGCCTCCCGTGGCCCGGGCCTTGATCGACGCTATCTGCAGAGAGACGTAATACCCTCCGCGGGTCCGCGCCTTGAGCCCTTCCACATCCGCCAGCGGGGCCAGGGAATCGGAGGCGGTATCGCGCACCACCAGGCGCTTGATGCGAAAGTATGCGTTACCGGGAATCTTAAATACGGGAAAAGGGATGGAGTCGCGATGCGCCTTGGCCGTATCCGATTTCGATCGCGCGATCGTATCCGGGCCCGGCCGCACGCGGATGAAAACGCTGTCCAACCGCACGCGGGCCCATGGCTGGAAATGGAAAAGGCTGCCGAACAGATCCGCGGAGAGCCGAATCCCCTTCGCCCTCACGTCCACGGTAGGGCTCTCGTACACGGCCGAATCCGCATCCAGATCGAGGCTCCAGCGGAAGCGAGGGGAATAAAACCGGAAGGCGCCCGGCCCCGCTTTCGATTCCTTCGCCAAGTAGTGTTGAACCGACCAACGTCCGCCGAACCATACCGCAAGGAACAGGCAAAGCCCGAAGGCGGCCACTCCTATCGCGATCCGTTTCAACCATCTGCCCATGAATTGCCCGCTAGAAGATAAATGGCGAATCGGATCGGCCATCCGAAATCGGGGCCTTTGCGCCCTTTCCGTGTCGAATATATTTACAACCGGATCCCCTCGTCCTCCCCGAACCTCAGATTTAGCAAGGAGTTATGACCTTTCCCCTAACGCGAAACTGTCGGCTGTTATTACCTTTTTTTGGGTCGGTCTGCTTTTCGGACGTCACCCTTCGCGATCGCGAAGGCTCTAATCAGAGAACCAAGGAACCATGCCCATCAATACGCGTTCACGCAATCGGGCCGTCATGCTGGCCGCCGCCGGACTGGGTTGGATCCTTTTCTCCTGCAACCAGGCGGACAAGGATTTGGGGGAAGGCCCCATCGGCCCCGGCTCCGGATCCGGATTGGACACCAGCACTTGGGTCAGGGATTCCGTTTCCGGGAACATGCGCATTTTCGCCACGCCGCAAACCTTGAAAGCCGGCAATAAGGCGCGCGCCACCATTAATGTCCAGGTCTTCGACGCCAGCCACAATCCCCTTCGCAACCGCCTGGTCAAGTTCGCCGCTTCCATCGGCACCATTTCCGCCAGCGACACCACCGATGCGGACGGCATGGCCACCGCCACCTATGCGGGCATCCCGCGCAATGCGGAAGCGCATATCCTCGCCTCCGCCGACGTGGGCGATTCCGTGGCCACGGTTGGCACCTCGGTGCAATTGCAAGGCCTTACCATCACGGTAACCCCCCGTTCGCTGGATACCCTCATCGGGGAAGCCGTGCCGGTGACCGTTACCGTTCGGGATGGCGAGGGCGAAGCGGTGGCGGCGGCGGCGGTCAAGCTCCAAGGGGCCTCGGACAATAGCGGAGTCACCGACGGCGCGGGCCAAATCGGAACCACCGTGAACAGCGCGGATGAAAAGCAAGCCAAGGTGACCGCCCAAGCCTTGGGCGCCGAAGGCTCGGCCACCGTCGGCTTCTGGAAATCCC
The DNA window shown above is from Fibrobacterota bacterium and carries:
- a CDS encoding translocation/assembly module TamB domain-containing protein yields the protein MGRWLKRIAIGVAAFGLCLFLAVWFGGRWSVQHYLAKESKAGPGAFRFYSPRFRWSLDLDADSAVYESPTVDVRAKGIRLSADLFGSLFHFQPWARVRLDSVFIRVRPGPDTIARSKSDTAKAHRDSIPFPVFKIPGNAYFRIKRLVVRDTASDSLAPLADVEGLKARTRGGYYVSLQIASIKARATGGLVHRLRASADWAGRDSLAASIAWGRGQDSASLEARLSKADLLRLNGTLRARVASTRPYAQALGLPATLPRGEAIALDAELGRSRELTARVKLGLRVAGLPRTLPLSLPDQAVSLRFDFGGRAGQWSLRASGGGTQTELQGGLAVAAGAKAGHPTDSLAFPAFLARHAQVTLRGRLRGFRAAVGGKTLPADLDVEDAHVSPEAVKASLVTGDGSRVEVDLRRTRVTVSPLPPWEGAFSLDAAPHEAWMLAFTDTNVVFAQARIAGDVRQGAVDATLEARGVRAYGVLADSLRAVFRYARNDIVLGPARLWRRGAAWDLSGRAETGKAGPPATVRLANPEFGSLQASQPGPGKVEVHARNLAPDHLPYRGLDSLAAYGPRLTTDFVWDRKARAGSLALAAEGRYRKDAVAASLRAAWDAERMDLREANASLGGNALSASGRVRLHGRQFYELKGVGPADVEEASLRAERFDLAKALAAFLPTPPLRSGQLDGALGFASGKGFHGTWRATGLALAGEERSFAIKEASVTGRGDTLIIRGVSVSDAEPLFRDSLAVALSGVLGKEQSIRVRDRAGQDITLAFDGGLTDFRDLKGRLSLRGGATLPGGSGNLSNVRLQADVILPLKDGLKGLQLTADTLLATYAVPGLDTQVISASVRMRAGKVDVPHLTLTGRDGAQLQGGLEFDPNGRRLGADLSGSRLSAQFGGDKVQLRELAAHLQMDSTQMIAQIAVGSGSFEHAKSALRAAGDVSRLTAYYRAPLGSKAKQTGGAIPLLRLSATLDSSDVRYRIHTTMEGLLNIFRKQGQRRTVARRAKPMQVDINVETSGRGNTIVTDVLRVSYVGNLSMVGTYPYALMRGRVTSISGGIGTKSQAYDIKNMEIKWLNAPLEEGELNLNAEKRLARVCDTVTTDSCAIRLNLTGPLSEIKFAYDSDCRGGFGSGGADVGAMLFSIQRGCYSPSASTSAGGLTYQEQALGLLDIYSSGKLSEGLGWLSGNWIQSAQVSGMASLAHSRSSTPTDTSSANLGVELLSKEFWRLRFRAKSAYNLQNADQFNPWSYRVGVEWRAPAFRLVQDPVWRARLKNHITVDASVFTDPSHSVQADNQDNLRQRLGLNYDYNWWGFWWAKRRPPIVAKPSDAGPAPRPASDTSAARKASAVPDAAR